The following proteins are co-located in the Engraulis encrasicolus isolate BLACKSEA-1 chromosome 2, IST_EnEncr_1.0, whole genome shotgun sequence genome:
- the LOC134461710 gene encoding QRFP-like peptide receptor, with amino-acid sequence MNSSSEIPKAELLFHQQNDTLDGAAAAAGAGDTNVGDIDMGIGFPPGNSELETLFLLTIHEPTTIALTVMYILSFVVGFVGNIMALHVLTGRSRTGRRLSGVSATRSLLINLAACDLMVVLVCMPITLGHTIYAAWVYGDFLCRAVPFTQAVSVSASVLSLTVISVNRYYSVHSPLSARSFFTRRKILGTVAVVWLVSSSISSPLIFMNQRDEIPLIGDVMVPICREIWPQARLKQVYNVLLFVALYCIPVTFNLAVSFLTGRKLWWASRNFQDFDPQSQAVHSSRLKMRKKIAKMVVALVLLFAVSWLPLYVTDIWIDHVQHPPPWALQLRPFAQWLGLTNSSLNPICYCFIGDLYRSAKVIKNKYHQRLISMLSASSGGGSSSSIPRMFSSRRKKSAQRPGAGRGGLEVAGAGGAGAERNHQVAEDTISEWCSHTSVYENPSQMVSLQSLTDRTVTGSKSSSDLTVCVTVNSVCVQGNVCKQ; translated from the coding sequence atgaattcctCATCAGAAATCCCAAAAGCAGAGCTACTGTTCCACCAGCAGAATGACACCCTtgatggagcagcagcagcagcaggagcaggagacacCAACGTTGGTGACATCGATATGGGCATTGGGTTTCCCCCAGGGAACAGCGAGCTGGAGACCCTCTTCCTGCTCACCATCCACGAGCCCACCACCATTGCGCTCACCGTCATGTACATCCTGTCGTTTGTGGTGGGCTTCGTCGGCAACATCATGGCCCTCCACGTGCTGACGGGCCGCAGCAGGACGGGACGGCGCCTGTCTGGGGTCAGCGCCACCCGGAGCCTGCTGATCAACCTGGCGGCGTGCGAcctgatggtggtgctggtgtgcaTGCCCATCACGCTGGGCCACACCATCTACGCGGCCTGGGTGTACGGCGACTTCCTGTGCCGCGCCGTGCCCTTCACGCAGGCCGTGTCGGTCTCCGCCAGCGTGCTCAGCCTGACGGTCATCAGCGTCAACCGCTACTACAGCGTGCACAGCCCGCTCAGCGCCCGCTCCTTCTTCACGCGCCGCAAGATCCTGGGCACCGTGGCGGTGGTCTGGCTGgtctcctcctccatcagctCGCCGCTCATCTTCATGAACCAGCGCGACGAGATCCCGCTGATCGGCGACGTCATGGTGCCCATCTGCCGCGAGATCTGGCCCCAGGCACGGCTCAAGCAGGTCTACAACGTGCTGCTGTTCGTGGCGCTCTACTGCATCCCGGTGACCTTCAACCTGGCGGTCAGCTTCCTGACGGGCCGCAAGCTGTGGTGGGCCTCGCGCAACTTCCAGGACTTCGACCCGCAAAGCCAGGCCGTGCACTCCTCGCGCCTCAAGATGCGCAAGAAGATCGCCAAGATGGTGGTGGCGCTGGTGCTGCTCTTCGCCGTCTCCTGGCTCCCCCTCTACGTGACGGACATCTGGATCGACCACGTGCAGCACCCGCCGCCCTGGGCGCTGCAGCTGCGGCCCTTCGCCCAGTGGCTGGGCCTGACCAACTCCAGCCTCAACCCCATCTGCTACTGCTTCATCGGCGACCTCTACCGCTCGGCCAAGGTCATCAAAAACAAGTACCACCAGAGGCTCATCTCCATGCTCAGCGCCTCGTCGgggggcggcagcagcagcagcatccccaGGATGTTCTCCTCCAGGCGGAAGAAGTCTGCACAGCGGCCTGGGGCAGGAAGAGGTGGGCTGGAGGTGGCGGGGGCGGGGGGAGCGGGGGCGGAGCGGAACCACCAGGTGGCTGAGGACACCATCTCGGAGTGGTGCTCTCACACCAGCGTGTACGAAAACCCCAGTCAGATGGTGTCTCTGCAGAGTCTCACCGACAGGACAGTGACAGGGTCCAAGAGCTCCTCTGACTTAACGGTGTGTGTAacagtgaacagtgtgtgtgtacaggggaaTGTGTGTAAACAGTAA